In the bacterium genome, one interval contains:
- a CDS encoding GNAT family N-acetyltransferase, which produces MNVSQAKTEDLDDLLELTAAYQDEEESADVIDDEINAAYLKAFMGDPQQGVIFIGRTSSGQPVGFATVHLEPSTLRSARLPRLIDLFVRESDRRKGYGRQLFDHAVRWAKQQKHKELVWFIGNMNLTAQLFFDAVEGADQTGWLGYSLRLGRE; this is translated from the coding sequence ATGAACGTTTCACAGGCGAAAACTGAAGACCTGGACGATCTGCTGGAACTGACGGCAGCGTATCAGGACGAGGAAGAATCGGCGGACGTCATTGACGACGAGATCAACGCCGCCTATTTGAAGGCCTTTATGGGCGATCCGCAACAGGGCGTGATCTTCATCGGAAGAACGTCCAGCGGTCAGCCGGTGGGATTCGCGACGGTTCATCTGGAGCCGTCCACGCTGCGCTCGGCGCGGTTGCCGCGGCTGATAGACCTGTTCGTGCGGGAATCCGACCGCCGCAAGGGCTACGGACGACAGCTCTTCGATCACGCCGTCCGCTGGGCCAAGCAGCAGAAGCACAAGGAATTGGTCTGGTTCATCGGCAACATGAACCTGACCGCGCAACTCTTTTTCGACGCCGTGGAAGGCGCCGATCAGACGGGTTGGCTGGGCTACTCGCTCCGACTCGGACGCGAGTAA